Sequence from the Pecten maximus chromosome 8, xPecMax1.1, whole genome shotgun sequence genome:
AGCATATTTGTAACCGGTTGaatattatgtacagtatatgtatataaattgtcaAGACTGTATTGGATCTTTGAACATTTAAGGATAAttagtatatgtatgtatgataatcCGTTTAGATGCATCTCTTGCTGTTGAATCTAGTGTCTTGATTATCTATATAACTTTCATCAAATACAGCAGTCATTTCCTATCCATTCCTTACAAGTCTGTCATTTCGAATTTGAATAGTGATTTTCTGTTACCATAAATTCAGTGTTGTTCGGAAGTTTTATGAAGTAAGTATTGTCTTGATTATCTATATAACTTTCATCAAATACAGCAGTCATTTCCTATCCATTCCTTACAAGTCTGTCATTTCGAATTTGAATAGTAATTTTCTATTACCATAATTCTCAGTGTTGTTCGGAAGTTTTATGAAGTTATATTATCAGCTGACGTCATTTTGGTCTATCCGACCAACAGGCCTTTCGGGCctttgatttttgttgttgttgttctcTTTCCCCTATTCCGGTCCactgtcctgtgtgtgtgtgtgttttgactcatttatataaataattgctCTTGTCCTAGTTTTGTTTTAGATTAAGGCAAGAAATAAGGGGGATGGGGAGATAGCATtgatttatctccccttgatcTTCAGgctatatatcttatttgtttatgtttctcaGTAGTACAATATCTATACTTTTTTATGACCATAAGACATTTGTCTATATTCAAAATTCatcaagatatttatattttaattaaaacattgtttCAATTTAACGTCTTTTTCTCATAGGAATCTCCatctccggtaccaatagaagactTCACCTACCAGCCCAAGACTTACAGCCAGCCACTTCTTGTTTGGACAGCATACCCTATGGTCCTATCCAGTCCCAGAAAaggtaaatttgaaaaatgtgtacGATTAaatagggaccacagaaccaaatcaaaaatagattgtgggtttttctcgtttgggcagaagatttaataagaaggtgaatgcatcggggcctaccgattggatatttaggtgagagaagtttccaaagttctatgtgtgggctgggcaaaacatgtagatgtaaaatatatagaaaaaagtgTTGATGTTTTTCTAGCCTGTTTTGgtcagggggagttaattaagtgtgtattttgttgtaaaaggtgaatttttggtgctgaattcaatacaagattaacgtggcccccatataaaaaaaagttcaaattggtagaatttttaatcattctgtttacatgtttccaagatgacattcttcaaaatcatggctagtggaccagtgttgaaaactccatttaagcaggacagtggtaaacgttaacattatcgtctatgggaaaCCAATTGGTTCCGTGGTTCCTGAATGCGACTACTCAACTATCAGGGCAAAGAGGCATTGGATGATGGATCATATTAGAACCCACTACCGTGGATTAATGGTGAGGGAAGGAGGACCAAGGAGGCCAGCAGCACAGTTAAGGGTTGAGTTATCTTCCCCTGTGAAAGTAGCTGCAACACCATCACAACTAAAATTATTAGAGTCATCACAACTATCAGAGTTGGATGGTTCCCCCAAGAGCTCACAAGGAGAGGAAGCCGAGTTCACAACATTACAGCTGAAGCTATGGGGTTGGACCACGCCTGTCTGGGATGCGCTATGTTAGGCTGCTTACAATAACGTCACGTCatcattttgaataaaataacaATGTTGTAAAAGATGTATCATTTTGACGCGCATTCCAAGGGGAATAATCTAGATGATGCGATCagaaactttcataaaaacgtATATTTGCTTGTAAGTATATAAGagaaataatcaaacatgggtctgttccgtggataaggatatctcaaccctcgtgttaGAGTTCGCTtgccagcactcggcaagcctttTTCAGAGATTAATAGAATCGTCCACCCCCTTggggggtgagacaggggaatctcaacccgaggggaagattcttaagttgccaaacacaaGGCTTGTCGAGGGTTGAGATTACCCggtctcacttccatgggggtgagtgattatttttctgttaccatcttatgtatctaatattgacgttacatcaatgcaaggaaatgttgacgtgacgtgacgtgattgaattgtcgacgtgacgtcattgtactgttgccgtaacgtcatggtacatgtattgttgaCGTGAGGAAATACAATTgttccctagggtgagataagaaaatctcaacctcggtaaaactgcggatatccctgtccagggtaagagaaatccctgtccacggaacaaaCCCATGTCAGATTCTCTTAATCTAACAAATTAATTTGACCGATCGAATTCGAACGTTATCTgtggtttattttgtatatatgtttttctataaatatgtCGAGTTGACATCTATGCTAGACTTTAATATGTTCTGACAATGATCTACCGATATCgcttaatatttatttaaaatggtCTAGATGGTGTCTGCATATATTGTTGATACTTGTATTCTTATGGTTTCTGCGAGGTCACATGAGCCAAAGGTTCATGGTGATCTTTTGGAATAGCGTCGGTAGTGAACTGTTTTTCTTGTGAACACAATAATTTGAGTAAATAGGAACGAATCTTCATGTAACTTAGTATGCAGTTCTCTGAACATCAATGAGTTCTCTGATGATTACACCATCGGGCCGATTCGAATAGTATAACTTAAAAAGCTATGTTTTTTTGTAGTTGTATTGCATTGGACTTTGTAAACACGATAACTTGAGTAAGTATAGGCGAATTTACAGGAACATTGTTACGGAGCCATATTTCAATAAGATCTCAGACCTGCCCGACATTTGTGCTGATTCAATTGAAACTTCCAGAATAAAGGCCCTTTGCAGTTGTATTACCAGTTGAGCATTATGGATATGCTAACTtgataaaatatgaatgaattttgataaaaagtaGTATGCATTTTATGTCATTAAGAGGTCGAATAAATTCAACATTGCTACTGATTCAGTGGTAGCTTACAATTAGATTTTGCCCTTTGCAGTTCTTTTATCATTGAGCTATGTGAGCATAACTTGGGAAATTAATGAATATATGTTGCTGAAATATGGTATTCTGTGGGCTTGATATCACTAAGACCTAGAACAATTTCCTCATTGAGACAAATGGAAGCTTAATGGTTATGGTCCTTCGCATTATAAGCCTAGGGCCATGGTATTGGTCCAGTAGCATGCTGGTATGATGGACTACTTAGTTGACTTTggcctactttcaaggtcacatggttcaaatatgttaaatcttAGTTTAAAAGCAGACGTCATCTATCAGTACATAAATGACAACTCAAATGaccaatgggcctcttgtttgttccGGCATATATGTGCGGCAGTGAGTCGTTTTATATTCTGTAATACGACAAATGAGAATGTTTAAAGACTTTGCTCATGCACgatatattttatctaaaatttgCAAGGACGCTTAGTCTTCAGCGTATTGttgatatgaaaacaatttaatGCCACATTATGTTACAGATTAATGTCATTATCTGTAAAACCAGACACCAAAGAACACATTTGATTGTTTTagtatcattttgattttgctgtttttgttaAACCGCATAATATTTCTCTGCTGATTTGATAAGTCATGGGTATGTCCTATTCTCGTATGTCCTCTAAGCAAATCATGTGCATTTTATGTATCTATCTTTGTTCAAATTAGCATAATCGATTTCTAACTGTCGGACCACGACTTTGCTATTCTTCCTGTTCGTCTTTAAAAAATCCTTTCGACGACTGTAAAACGTCTTTAAACATCCTGTCTGTGTGTTTCATGATTGTGTCTACATCCTTTCTGAGGACATCTAGCTTGCTGATGTTAGCTATACATGCCTTCATGGCTGCAGGGCCTTCCGCTGAATTTAAATCCGATTTCATGATATCCTTCTTCATCTCGTGCGCGTCACTTAGTAGGCATTCGATGGTTGACCTAACCTGTGGAGCGCGATCGAGTATTTTCTTTATAAGTTTATTTATCGCATTGAAAAGGTCTAACACCGGAATCACCTGTTGATAATCCACAGTGCATGTGCGTAGAATCTCCTCAGACTTATATTCAATTTGAATACAGTTTTTCAATTTTCTGTCAACAACGAGTTCCGCCTCACctaaaataatcaataaaaatgtcaaaaaacttgagttgaaataattaatttccTATTTGCATATTTGTAAATAAACGTCAGCACCCTTAATCACCGTATCACTTGGAGTAAACCTCGTATATTCTTTAAATCTTCTTCAATGGCATTTATCACGATGAATGCTTTCTTCTTTACCAATTATTCAACTATTTATGCTACAattatctaaatttggaccatgAAAGTGTTTTGTTCtgaatgaaatcaaaatatcaactcACCACACCTTTCTACCAGAATCACCACACATTTGTGGAGTTCAGAAATTCCTTCTGTTTCTGCAGCAAAATAACCCTTGAACTTCTCCATGTCTTGCTTCAGTGTTTGGAAGCAGACAAGGAGATCGTCATACAACTTCGCCTGATCCTgtaaatttaaaagaaaaaaaaaggtataCCACGTATTACAACGTTACGATAAACTAAATACTTAAGAAACATGTAGCATCTTATCCACcaagaaattattttgtttgttttaaacaatattttaatcaaatacacttacactacatcacaatacaatTTCATTGTTTGATTTCGAGGCGACCATTTTATACGACCTAGCTGGTATGCTTGTCAAATTTACCCCATGTATAAGTCATtaatattaaaaacacaaaccTCATGGAAAGTAAACACTATGAGGATACGTATTCTAAAATTATGTTCATTTCGTGTATGACGCAGTCACAACCTG
This genomic interval carries:
- the LOC117333281 gene encoding uncharacterized protein LOC117333281, whose translation is MMGCCFSSQQEGPTSKTRLLQDQSDHHGDREPPSSARQKYGDKNSHTVEFTTSVDVLRPADMKTVALSKLDKTFQDQAKLYDDLLVCFQTLKQDMEKFKGYFAAETEGISELHKCVVILVERCGEAELVVDRKLKNCIQIEYKSEEILRTCTVDYQQVIPVLDLFNAINKLIKKILDRAPQVRSTIECLLSDAHEMKKDIMKSDLNSAEGPAAMKACIANISKLDVLRKDVDTIMKHTDRMFKDVLQSSKGFFKDEQEE